In Litoribrevibacter albus, a genomic segment contains:
- a CDS encoding molybdopterin-dependent oxidoreductase, with amino-acid sequence MRTEKTACILCSRNCGLEVEIEDRKFTKIRGDQDHPMTHGYICQKAARLDYYQNNQDRLTHPLKKQADGSFAKVSWDDALKDIAQRLIAIREQHGGDAFATAGGGGQGNHLTGAYLSQIRKAMKSHNQYNSLAQEKTGDFWVNGRLFGSQTCHTTEDVELSDFVIFLGCNPFQSHGIPNARDTLKEIRKDPNRTMVVIDPRRTETAKQADVHLQLKPGTDAYLLSAILAIIVQEELHDQSFLEAHCTGFDQVKEMLLSVPVEEYVKIADVPLDDVEAVARGYAKADAGCLRVDLGIQHTFNSTLNSYFEKLLFLITGNFAKKGANNLHSYLIPILNHTDERNPKYKRSAYHKMFPVSGIFPPNILPDEILLAGDKRIRSMFVDSCNPLLTWPDTPALSKAFESLELLVVIDVTMTETARMADYVLPAASQFEKWEFTGFNLEFPRNAFHLRHPLLEPLGETLPEAEIYTRLLEEMGELPKDFPILSKVAKHEPEFSSHIGYMAGLAALLTRNKKLAHYAVSILYRTLGPTLKDDAAAASLLLPLAITFAQKYPDAVRRAGHQGNKLTLGVNLFKEILNGRSGVIFSEHKFEEIWSMIRHQDKRIHLEIPEMLDAWKALESTTPTNEHFPFILAAGERRSYNANQIYRDPAWRKVDRDGAMRMHPDDAVALNLEKGDTALCASEHGELQVVIDIDDSVRRGVVTMPHGYGSRYDESAPNGPALNQLTHSTHCDPLIKTPFHKCVPVNIQKLNTEIRT; translated from the coding sequence ATGAGAACAGAAAAGACAGCCTGTATTCTTTGCTCGCGAAATTGCGGTTTAGAAGTGGAAATCGAAGATCGCAAGTTTACTAAAATTCGCGGGGATCAGGACCACCCTATGACGCATGGCTATATTTGCCAAAAAGCGGCCCGCCTCGATTACTACCAAAACAACCAGGATCGGTTAACCCATCCTTTAAAGAAACAAGCTGACGGCAGTTTCGCCAAGGTCTCCTGGGACGACGCGCTGAAAGACATTGCTCAACGCCTTATTGCTATTCGAGAGCAACATGGCGGCGATGCCTTTGCCACGGCCGGAGGCGGTGGACAAGGCAACCACCTGACGGGCGCGTATCTGTCTCAGATTCGAAAAGCGATGAAAAGTCATAACCAGTACAACTCTCTGGCACAGGAAAAAACTGGCGATTTCTGGGTAAACGGTCGTCTCTTTGGAAGCCAGACCTGCCACACCACAGAAGATGTGGAGCTCTCTGACTTTGTTATTTTCTTAGGCTGCAACCCGTTTCAGTCCCACGGTATTCCCAATGCTCGCGATACCTTAAAAGAAATCAGGAAAGACCCTAACCGTACGATGGTGGTGATTGACCCAAGACGCACCGAAACGGCTAAACAGGCCGATGTTCACTTGCAACTCAAACCGGGAACAGATGCGTATTTACTGAGTGCAATACTTGCCATCATTGTTCAGGAAGAGCTCCACGATCAGTCGTTTCTGGAAGCTCACTGTACCGGCTTTGATCAAGTGAAAGAGATGCTACTCTCGGTTCCTGTCGAAGAGTATGTGAAGATTGCCGATGTACCACTTGATGATGTTGAAGCGGTGGCCCGAGGCTATGCAAAGGCCGACGCTGGCTGCCTGCGTGTCGACCTCGGTATTCAGCACACTTTTAACTCCACACTCAATAGCTACTTTGAAAAGTTGCTTTTCCTGATTACCGGAAACTTTGCCAAAAAAGGCGCAAACAACCTTCACAGCTATCTGATTCCTATCCTGAATCATACGGATGAGCGCAATCCGAAATATAAGCGCTCCGCTTACCATAAGATGTTTCCTGTCTCAGGAATCTTTCCGCCTAATATTCTGCCGGATGAAATTTTACTGGCCGGCGACAAACGCATTCGCTCGATGTTCGTCGATAGCTGCAACCCGCTTTTAACCTGGCCGGATACGCCCGCCTTATCGAAAGCCTTTGAATCACTCGAACTGCTTGTGGTTATCGATGTTACGATGACAGAGACCGCAAGAATGGCCGATTATGTGCTACCGGCCGCCTCTCAATTCGAGAAATGGGAATTTACCGGTTTTAACCTGGAATTTCCTCGTAACGCCTTCCACCTAAGACACCCATTGCTTGAGCCATTAGGCGAAACCTTGCCAGAAGCGGAAATTTATACTCGTCTGCTTGAGGAGATGGGCGAACTTCCAAAAGACTTCCCTATTCTCTCTAAAGTGGCGAAACACGAGCCCGAGTTCTCTAGTCATATAGGTTATATGGCGGGTCTTGCGGCACTGCTGACTCGCAATAAGAAACTCGCCCACTATGCGGTATCCATACTGTACAGGACACTCGGACCAACACTGAAAGACGATGCAGCCGCAGCGAGTCTTCTTCTGCCATTGGCCATCACATTTGCCCAGAAGTACCCTGACGCAGTTCGCCGTGCCGGTCATCAAGGTAATAAGCTAACTTTGGGGGTTAACCTCTTTAAAGAAATTCTTAATGGCCGTTCTGGCGTGATCTTCTCAGAGCATAAATTTGAAGAAATTTGGTCGATGATCCGACACCAAGATAAGCGGATTCATCTGGAGATCCCTGAAATGCTCGACGCTTGGAAAGCATTAGAGTCGACAACGCCAACAAACGAGCACTTCCCATTTATACTGGCCGCCGGAGAGCGCCGAAGCTACAACGCAAACCAAATCTATCGAGATCCGGCGTGGCGTAAAGTAGATCGAGATGGCGCGATGCGAATGCACCCCGACGATGCTGTTGCACTGAATTTAGAGAAAGGAGACACCGCTCTTTGTGCCAGTGAACATGGTGAACTTCAAGTGGTGATAGATATTGATGACAGTGTTCGTCGAGGCGTCGTGACCATGCCGCATGGCTATGGCAGCCGTTACGACGAAAGCGCCCCTAACGGGCCGGCGTTGAACCAATTGACCCACAGCACTCACTGCGACCCATTGATTAAAACACCGTTTCACAAATGTGTTCCGGTAAACATCCAAAAGCTAAATACAGAAATACGCACCTAA
- a CDS encoding TetR/AcrR family transcriptional regulator yields MARTNPEARQRLVATAADMLRRRGMNATSIRELAKAAKAPLGSTYHYFPEGKKQVVLEAVEFAGNRVTELIIQAFKHGPIAGLDAFLAMWRKIIEQSEFNAGCPVLAVAMEEAINEEIEAAHLLASKVFDSWQSLLAESLSEHGVEKSEADQLATLFIASAEGAIAMCRAQKRIEPFDQVTAQLKKILESAIPG; encoded by the coding sequence ATGGCAAGAACCAACCCGGAAGCAAGACAAAGATTGGTAGCAACAGCGGCGGATATGCTGCGTCGTAGAGGCATGAATGCCACCAGTATTCGTGAGCTGGCAAAGGCAGCAAAAGCCCCATTAGGCTCTACCTATCATTATTTTCCAGAAGGTAAAAAACAGGTTGTTTTAGAGGCTGTAGAGTTTGCCGGAAATAGAGTCACCGAGTTGATAATTCAAGCCTTTAAGCATGGGCCTATTGCCGGATTAGATGCTTTCCTGGCGATGTGGCGAAAGATTATTGAGCAAAGTGAATTCAACGCCGGTTGCCCTGTGTTGGCTGTGGCGATGGAAGAGGCGATAAACGAAGAGATTGAGGCGGCGCACTTGTTAGCTTCGAAGGTCTTTGATTCCTGGCAATCGCTGCTAGCTGAGTCTTTATCCGAGCACGGTGTAGAAAAATCTGAGGCGGATCAGCTTGCGACTTTATTCATTGCTTCTGCCGAGGGCGCAATAGCAATGTGTCGGGCTCAAAAACGTATCGAGCCCTTTGATCAGGTGACTGCCCAGTTGAAGAAAATTTTAGAGTCAGCAATACCCGGTTGA
- a CDS encoding ion transporter encodes METASLQQSFMKLRSNKAFEFFVIGVIVFSAIVVGIKTYELPSSFLTVVGWLDNLITAIFLVEILIRFAGEERKRDFFKQGWNIFDSIIVIASLVPVEESDMAFIGRLLRIFRVLRMVSIIPELRLLLNSLLKALPQLGYVMLLMFIIFYIYAAIGATLFAHINEELWGDISIALLTLFRVMTFEDWTDVMYETMTVYRLSWIYYLTFIFLTAFAFLNMVIGIVVSVIEKENAAQEHEQGEPSRSDLGRDIAELKQMVQELKDMKS; translated from the coding sequence ATGGAAACGGCCAGTCTACAACAGTCGTTCATGAAGTTGAGAAGTAATAAAGCCTTTGAGTTCTTTGTTATTGGCGTCATTGTCTTCTCTGCCATTGTGGTGGGCATTAAAACCTATGAGTTGCCCAGCAGTTTCCTCACCGTCGTGGGTTGGTTGGATAACTTAATTACCGCCATTTTCCTTGTTGAAATCTTGATTCGTTTTGCTGGTGAAGAACGTAAGCGTGACTTCTTCAAACAGGGCTGGAACATCTTTGACAGCATCATTGTCATTGCCAGCTTAGTACCCGTTGAAGAAAGTGATATGGCCTTTATCGGCCGACTACTTCGAATTTTCCGGGTATTGCGGATGGTCTCGATCATTCCTGAATTAAGACTGCTACTGAACTCATTACTCAAGGCATTGCCACAACTGGGTTATGTGATGCTTTTGATGTTCATTATCTTCTATATCTACGCAGCCATTGGCGCCACCTTATTCGCTCATATCAACGAGGAGCTTTGGGGAGACATTTCTATCGCATTGTTGACGCTGTTCCGCGTAATGACCTTTGAAGACTGGACGGATGTGATGTACGAAACCATGACGGTTTATCGACTCAGTTGGATTTACTATCTCACCTTTATTTTCTTAACGGCCTTTGCCTTTTTGAACATGGTGATCGGAATCGTGGTCAGCGTAATTGAAAAAGAGAACGCCGCACAAGAGCACGAACAAGGTGAACCAAGTCGTTCTGATCTGGGAAGAGATATCGCTGAATTAAAACAGATGGTGCAAGAGCTTAAAGACATGAAGTCATAG
- a CDS encoding ATP-binding protein gives MQQQSRFLFTSFLSLVALSVVLFVILDFYGKKEVIEKEANEIKSQVSLVTQSFEMELDEAKSNIDFLSSTPPIQGIIRAVQNEGIDPYDGTSYKLWTERLETIFKAMLASHPDMFQLRYIGVQNDGVEIVKVEKKKGIISAIPSHQLQNKSESDYYQSALKLNAGEYYVSDINLNREYGKIQIPNIPVIRVLTPIYDDYNRLFGMVIVNMYADSLFAVLESALIEGLKLIVTNSSDGIIKHPNKALEYKFEFDPEQRWHNYLKPVEQVRTGRIALNRVFDEILQQHVYFVQEKIYLDIEHTRYLAFSVGIEDSAIKALVNKQLVNLSIALFIILIVIAVILVLVQRYLNSRASLMDIQSRYVSMINQSSDAIIGLDLNGIILSWNEAAAKLLNVQQKEAIGTNIFTILRFADLGEFNFSHIERVLKGGQGESIEGVIELSQKSSFFANISISPIKNEQSFVTGATLVIRDVSERKAFEEEIVTINNSLEQQVQERTKELEIAKDLALQANQHKSAFVANMSHEIRTPMNGILGMLSILKKEEMSERQHHYLTLAEESCSLMSIIINDILDISKIESGKLELDSSEFNIVETTNSLVSSLSLRAYDKGLEIITDFTDVDCSNVVGDQHRFKQIITNLLGNAIKFTSHGEIAICLSTQASNDGQIRVMGSVRDTGIGIEKNKQHQLFESFTQADTSTTRQYGGTGLGLTIAKQLCEMMGGRISLESQPGVGTTFSIELNLEQGSEDEMGDLGNTVFKDRHVAVWVANKTLENVLTKQIRKWGAEAIDISSAQSLVSKIYNQNDVPDLVIIDQILITQNHAELHKELFSQLSEMATKVMILSSYNAKTSEFEDDSSGNILQLLKPISPNDLLFGASRLLLSKDIELPSRTSGSDNAHDEALNAFSGQRILVVDDVFINREVVAGILEPHDLKILMAEDGRQCVNVLSSLPEGDEPLLVLMDCEMPVMDGFETTERIRSGGAGERYKDVFVLAMTAGAMAGDKDKCLAYGMNDYITKPVDVHVLKEKLVYWLSKAAGKRSDKDETLKPASSEEDKKDDPALNASNVYSIGSVFEGISNGELASIFEECEHISTWDRDQAYVRMGGREDLLSRLTKIYAEETQDWIDSIDAAIEGKEWEEVRRLAHSMKGKAGAIGGSKVQFMSSHLEKKAKEQDQPTVEALFAHLKNLTQELLKEIA, from the coding sequence ATGCAGCAACAAAGTCGTTTTTTATTTACATCGTTTTTGAGTCTGGTGGCTTTGTCTGTCGTACTCTTCGTTATTCTGGATTTCTATGGAAAGAAGGAAGTCATAGAAAAAGAAGCTAACGAAATTAAAAGCCAGGTGTCTTTGGTTACCCAAAGCTTTGAAATGGAATTGGATGAAGCCAAGAGCAATATTGATTTTCTATCATCTACCCCACCAATTCAGGGCATTATTCGCGCAGTTCAAAACGAGGGTATCGATCCTTATGATGGAACGAGTTATAAACTGTGGACCGAACGATTAGAAACCATTTTTAAAGCGATGTTGGCGAGTCATCCGGACATGTTCCAACTGCGTTACATCGGGGTTCAAAATGATGGTGTCGAAATAGTTAAAGTAGAAAAGAAGAAAGGGATAATTTCTGCAATTCCCAGTCATCAACTTCAGAACAAATCTGAATCGGATTACTACCAAAGTGCTCTGAAGCTAAATGCCGGTGAATATTATGTCTCGGATATCAACTTAAACCGCGAATATGGCAAGATTCAAATTCCCAATATTCCGGTAATCCGTGTTCTGACGCCGATATACGACGATTATAATCGTTTATTTGGCATGGTAATTGTCAATATGTACGCGGACAGCTTGTTTGCTGTATTAGAGTCCGCGCTGATCGAAGGCCTCAAACTGATAGTTACCAATAGCTCAGATGGCATCATTAAACACCCGAACAAAGCGCTTGAATATAAATTTGAATTCGATCCGGAACAGCGTTGGCACAATTATTTGAAACCTGTTGAACAGGTTAGAACCGGACGGATTGCTCTTAATCGCGTTTTTGATGAAATCTTGCAGCAGCATGTCTATTTTGTTCAAGAAAAAATATATCTGGACATTGAGCACACCCGCTATCTGGCTTTTTCCGTAGGTATTGAAGACAGTGCCATTAAAGCGTTGGTAAACAAACAGTTGGTTAATCTGTCTATCGCTTTATTCATCATTTTGATTGTTATTGCTGTTATTTTGGTTCTCGTTCAACGGTATTTAAACAGCCGTGCTTCGTTGATGGATATTCAGTCCCGCTATGTTTCCATGATTAATCAGTCATCCGATGCCATTATCGGTTTGGACCTGAATGGTATAATTCTTAGTTGGAATGAGGCGGCTGCCAAACTACTGAATGTGCAACAAAAAGAGGCCATAGGCACCAATATTTTCACCATTCTCAGGTTTGCCGATTTAGGTGAGTTTAACTTCTCTCATATTGAACGCGTGTTGAAAGGTGGTCAGGGAGAGTCTATTGAAGGTGTGATCGAACTGAGTCAGAAGTCGTCTTTCTTTGCGAACATTTCAATTTCCCCGATTAAAAATGAACAGTCATTTGTTACTGGCGCAACGCTGGTCATTCGTGATGTGTCAGAGAGAAAAGCCTTCGAAGAAGAAATTGTTACGATCAACAACTCTCTGGAACAACAGGTACAAGAGCGCACTAAAGAGTTAGAAATTGCGAAAGATCTGGCTTTACAAGCGAATCAACACAAAAGTGCATTCGTTGCCAACATGAGCCATGAAATTCGTACGCCTATGAATGGTATTTTAGGCATGTTGTCCATTCTGAAAAAAGAGGAAATGTCAGAGCGACAGCATCATTATCTGACGCTGGCTGAGGAAAGCTGCTCTCTGATGTCGATCATCATCAATGACATCTTGGACATTTCAAAGATTGAATCCGGTAAGCTTGAACTGGATTCATCCGAATTCAACATTGTTGAAACGACCAACTCTTTGGTCTCTTCTTTGTCTTTGCGTGCCTATGATAAAGGATTGGAAATTATCACCGACTTTACAGACGTGGACTGTTCAAACGTGGTCGGTGATCAGCATCGTTTCAAACAGATCATTACCAACTTGTTAGGCAACGCGATTAAATTTACTTCTCATGGCGAAATTGCCATCTGCTTGAGCACCCAAGCTTCGAATGATGGACAAATAAGGGTGATGGGAAGTGTCCGTGATACAGGAATTGGTATCGAAAAGAATAAGCAACACCAGTTATTTGAAAGCTTTACCCAAGCCGATACCAGTACCACTCGCCAATACGGCGGAACTGGTTTGGGGCTTACGATTGCCAAGCAATTATGTGAAATGATGGGTGGCCGTATATCGTTAGAAAGCCAGCCCGGTGTAGGAACCACCTTCAGCATCGAGTTGAATCTGGAGCAAGGTTCTGAAGATGAAATGGGTGATCTGGGCAACACTGTATTTAAAGACCGTCATGTGGCTGTATGGGTTGCCAACAAAACCCTTGAAAATGTATTAACGAAACAAATACGTAAGTGGGGAGCTGAAGCCATCGATATCAGCAGTGCCCAATCTCTGGTTTCTAAAATATATAATCAGAATGATGTCCCGGATTTGGTCATAATCGACCAAATACTCATTACTCAAAATCACGCAGAACTGCACAAAGAACTCTTTAGTCAGCTGTCAGAAATGGCAACCAAAGTGATGATTTTGTCTTCATATAATGCCAAGACGTCAGAATTTGAAGATGATAGCTCAGGCAATATTCTGCAATTACTAAAACCTATCTCTCCAAATGATTTGCTCTTTGGTGCAAGCCGACTGCTGTTATCGAAGGATATCGAGCTGCCATCCCGTACTTCCGGTAGTGACAATGCTCATGATGAAGCCCTGAATGCATTCAGTGGTCAACGTATCCTGGTTGTGGATGATGTATTTATTAACCGTGAAGTGGTTGCCGGAATTCTTGAACCTCATGATTTGAAAATATTGATGGCGGAAGACGGTCGTCAGTGCGTAAATGTCCTTTCATCATTACCTGAAGGGGATGAACCGTTACTTGTGTTGATGGATTGTGAAATGCCGGTCATGGATGGTTTTGAAACCACCGAACGGATACGTTCTGGCGGTGCCGGAGAACGTTATAAAGATGTGTTCGTGTTGGCTATGACGGCTGGTGCAATGGCGGGAGACAAAGATAAGTGCTTGGCCTATGGCATGAACGACTACATTACCAAACCGGTGGATGTTCATGTATTGAAAGAAAAGCTTGTTTACTGGTTATCAAAGGCTGCGGGTAAACGATCTGATAAAGATGAAACTCTGAAACCTGCTTCGTCAGAAGAAGATAAAAAAGATGATCCTGCCTTAAATGCATCCAATGTGTATTCGATAGGAAGTGTTTTTGAAGGCATTTCAAACGGAGAGTTAGCATCCATCTTTGAAGAGTGTGAGCATATCTCAACATGGGATCGTGATCAGGCTTATGTCCGCATGGGCGGGCGTGAGGATCTGTTGTCACGCCTAACCAAAATCTATGCGGAAGAGACGCAAGATTGGATAGACAGCATCGATGCTGCAATCGAAGGTAAAGAGTGGGAAGAGGTTCGTCGCTTAGCTCACTCAATGAAGGGTAAAGCCGGTGCAATCGGTGGCAGTAAAGTTCAGTTCATGAGCAGTCATTTGGAGAAAAAAGCAAAAGAACAAGATCAACCAACCGTTGAAGCCTTGTTTGCCCATCTCAAAAACCTGACACAAGAGCTGTTGAAAGAGATTGCTTAG
- a CDS encoding EAL domain-containing protein, which yields MLFNQTPKAANKILLVDDEETNLLLLREALNDLGEIKTAKSGSEAIEIVQEAAPDIIVMDIDMPGMNGIQACKHIKQLPNTEYTAIVFVTSYDESEVEASALLAGGADFIHKPIDFGTCRLRVNNQLKLQEYAKSITSTRDDLDSLIKHLPVFISYWSTDWKNQFSNDHHGKWFGFSTEEIIGRSLEALFPPHIVSQIHQTLNEPESPLYTFESTYKTPANETVHVSISLSKSMQKEEHIGYLITLADITTLKKAEAQLYDEKERLRVTLNSIGDAVIAVDTEGLITFINPIAERLTGWHTKDAIGHPIEEVMKIAIEGVGDAPTNPIRLALQEERIVGMALNSKLQNRIGEEFHVEDSAAPIRDKNGVITGAIIVFHDVSEAIAMSIKMSHLANHDQLTDLPNRILLHDRLTYACKLAHYSNKQVATFLIDIDHFKYINDTLGHAIGDELIRQLAYRIQTMIPESCTLARIGGDEFLLLMPNISNVEEVDEMAHNITQAMHHPFEIVGQRLNVSASLGISIYPDDAATQDDLMRHSDVAMYRAKHEGRNRYCFFSDELEKQVLQRHSLQIKLREAINNNEIQVFYQPKVELSSGKLIGFEALARLQDEDGNFISPCEFIPLAEETGQITALGLQVLEKACAQAALWHQTSCDASISVNVSVGQFGENDFVETVLSTLEKTGLPPEQLELEVTESALMSDNDKSYSILSELCKRGIKVSIDDFGTGYSSLSYLKKFRVDILKIDQSFVKDMLLDASDLDIVKTIISLANSMKLHTIAEGIETPEQRDALLSLGCQIGQGYYFSRPMPADQLEDYFQSHQP from the coding sequence ATGCTTTTCAATCAAACACCTAAAGCGGCAAACAAAATTCTGCTTGTCGATGATGAAGAAACGAATCTCCTGTTGCTAAGGGAAGCATTGAATGACTTAGGTGAGATAAAGACAGCCAAAAGTGGCAGTGAAGCCATAGAGATCGTACAGGAAGCTGCACCAGACATCATTGTGATGGACATCGACATGCCAGGAATGAATGGCATCCAGGCATGTAAGCACATTAAACAACTTCCTAACACAGAATATACAGCCATCGTATTTGTTACATCCTACGATGAAAGTGAAGTTGAAGCGTCTGCGTTACTAGCCGGAGGTGCTGACTTCATTCACAAACCCATTGATTTTGGAACCTGTCGGTTGCGGGTTAATAATCAACTAAAACTTCAGGAGTACGCAAAGTCGATCACATCGACCAGAGACGACTTAGACAGTTTGATCAAACACCTCCCGGTTTTCATTTCTTACTGGAGTACCGACTGGAAAAACCAATTCAGCAATGATCATCATGGCAAATGGTTCGGGTTCAGTACGGAAGAAATAATCGGTAGATCGCTCGAAGCACTCTTTCCCCCTCATATTGTGAGTCAGATACATCAAACCCTGAACGAACCGGAGAGCCCACTTTATACCTTTGAGTCTACGTACAAAACCCCCGCGAACGAAACCGTTCATGTATCCATCAGCCTCTCCAAGAGTATGCAAAAAGAGGAACACATTGGGTATCTGATAACCCTAGCGGACATTACGACACTCAAAAAGGCAGAGGCACAACTGTATGACGAAAAAGAACGTTTGAGGGTAACGTTGAACTCCATCGGGGATGCAGTCATCGCTGTCGATACAGAAGGTTTAATTACCTTTATCAACCCCATCGCAGAAAGGCTGACAGGATGGCATACCAAGGACGCCATAGGACACCCCATTGAAGAGGTCATGAAGATTGCCATTGAAGGCGTGGGCGATGCACCAACAAACCCGATTCGATTAGCCCTTCAAGAAGAACGTATCGTAGGCATGGCACTCAACTCCAAGTTACAAAACCGGATTGGGGAAGAATTCCATGTGGAAGATTCTGCCGCACCGATTCGGGATAAAAATGGAGTGATTACCGGGGCTATTATCGTGTTCCATGACGTCAGTGAAGCCATTGCAATGTCGATTAAAATGAGCCATTTAGCCAATCACGACCAGCTCACCGACTTACCAAACCGCATTCTGCTTCACGATCGATTAACCTACGCCTGCAAGTTGGCACACTATTCCAATAAACAGGTTGCGACCTTTTTAATCGATATTGATCACTTCAAATACATTAATGACACATTGGGACATGCTATTGGCGACGAACTCATCCGTCAGTTGGCCTACAGAATCCAAACCATGATTCCTGAAAGTTGTACCCTGGCACGCATTGGCGGGGATGAGTTTTTGTTGCTGATGCCAAACATTTCTAACGTCGAAGAAGTGGACGAAATGGCCCATAACATCACTCAAGCCATGCATCACCCTTTTGAAATTGTGGGTCAGCGCTTAAATGTATCCGCCAGTTTAGGCATCAGCATTTACCCTGACGATGCAGCAACGCAGGATGACTTAATGCGTCATTCAGATGTAGCCATGTATCGAGCCAAACACGAAGGCCGAAACCGGTATTGCTTCTTCTCTGATGAACTTGAAAAACAAGTTCTTCAACGTCACTCACTACAAATCAAGCTGAGAGAAGCCATTAACAACAACGAAATCCAGGTGTTCTATCAGCCTAAAGTTGAGCTATCCAGTGGCAAGCTTATAGGCTTTGAGGCCCTGGCCAGATTGCAGGATGAGGACGGAAACTTTATCTCGCCGTGTGAGTTTATTCCGCTCGCAGAAGAAACCGGTCAAATCACCGCACTTGGCTTGCAAGTTCTTGAAAAAGCCTGCGCTCAAGCCGCGCTATGGCATCAAACGAGCTGTGATGCTTCTATTTCTGTCAACGTATCGGTGGGGCAATTTGGCGAAAATGACTTTGTAGAAACTGTGCTCTCGACACTCGAAAAAACGGGCCTACCGCCAGAACAACTGGAATTAGAAGTGACTGAAAGTGCATTAATGTCAGATAACGACAAGTCCTACTCTATCCTGAGTGAACTATGCAAACGGGGCATTAAAGTCTCTATTGACGACTTTGGTACGGGCTATTCCAGTCTTTCTTATCTGAAAAAGTTTAGAGTGGATATCCTTAAAATTGATCAATCATTTGTCAAAGATATGCTGCTCGATGCCAGTGACCTCGACATCGTAAAAACCATTATATCCTTAGCGAATTCGATGAAACTCCACACCATCGCAGAAGGCATTGAAACCCCTGAACAACGGGATGCTCTGCTCTCTCTAGGGTGCCAGATCGGACAAGGGTACTATTTCAGTCGCCCGATGCCGGCCGACCAGCTTGAGGACTATTTCCAATCACATCAGCCTTGA
- a CDS encoding YqiA/YcfP family alpha/beta fold hydrolase: MKIYFAHGKESGPWGAKIKCLAKAAQNLGIKVESIDYSDLMNPEERVERLVEILKVESLKTESDEVLLVGSSMGGYVSLVAAENVQVQGVFLLAPALYLEGYKKQDYHSNTNIVIVHGWSDEVIPPEHSIRYAKQADCTLHLISGDHRLNSSLDQVEALFLQFLSQYQNPFK; encoded by the coding sequence ATGAAAATCTATTTTGCACATGGTAAAGAAAGTGGGCCCTGGGGGGCAAAAATCAAATGTTTGGCAAAGGCTGCCCAAAACCTGGGAATCAAGGTCGAGAGTATCGATTACTCGGATCTGATGAACCCGGAGGAGAGGGTGGAACGCTTAGTTGAGATTCTGAAGGTTGAATCACTGAAAACTGAAAGCGACGAGGTGTTGTTAGTCGGTTCCAGTATGGGCGGTTATGTTTCCTTGGTCGCTGCTGAAAACGTGCAAGTACAAGGTGTGTTCTTGTTGGCTCCAGCACTTTATCTGGAGGGCTACAAGAAGCAGGATTACCACAGCAACACGAATATCGTGATTGTTCACGGCTGGTCGGATGAGGTTATTCCGCCTGAGCATTCCATTCGTTACGCCAAACAAGCGGATTGTACGCTCCATCTGATTTCCGGTGATCACAGACTCAATTCTTCGCTTGATCAGGTGGAAGCCCTGTTTCTTCAATTTTTAAGTCAGTACCAGAATCCGTTTAAATAG